A window from Pirellulales bacterium encodes these proteins:
- a CDS encoding rhodanese-like domain-containing protein encodes MSLATISAANLAQRHQEGHEIDLIDVRTPVEFRALHLKLARNVPLDHLDPNAVMKGRSGSADKPLYVVCQAGGRSQKACERFQQAGFQNVINVEGGTQACARTALPLVHGQKAISLERQVRIAAGSLVLVGVTLGWFAHPVFFGLSAFVGAGLVFAGITDTCGMGMMLARMPWNRCSTDSTDSAAPCAV; translated from the coding sequence ATGAGCCTTGCCACAATTTCCGCGGCCAACTTGGCGCAGCGACACCAGGAAGGCCACGAGATCGACCTGATCGATGTGCGAACTCCCGTTGAGTTTCGCGCACTCCACTTAAAGCTCGCCCGCAACGTGCCTTTGGATCACCTTGACCCAAACGCCGTTATGAAGGGGCGGAGCGGGTCGGCAGATAAGCCACTGTACGTCGTCTGCCAGGCGGGGGGGCGCAGTCAGAAGGCCTGTGAGAGATTCCAGCAAGCTGGATTCCAGAACGTAATCAACGTCGAAGGCGGAACGCAGGCCTGCGCGCGCACCGCTTTGCCCCTGGTCCACGGGCAAAAGGCAATCTCTCTGGAACGACAGGTGCGGATCGCGGCAGGTTCGTTAGTACTGGTCGGGGTCACGCTGGGATGGTTCGCGCACCCCGTGTTTTTCGGCCTGTCAGCGTTCGTGGGTGCAGGGCTGGTGTTCGCCGGGATCACGGATACTTGCGGAATGGGTATGATGCTTGCCCGTATGCCTTGGAACCGCTGCAGCACCGACTCGACCGATTCGGCCGCCCCTTGCGCCGTGTAA